The following proteins are encoded in a genomic region of Arachis ipaensis cultivar K30076 chromosome B02, Araip1.1, whole genome shotgun sequence:
- the LOC107627724 gene encoding probable protein phosphatase 2C 65, producing MGNACTCQVSIGRKVYDADDSDSNNSNDYLPYRYGHCGAKVMLSGSSKFVSMYSQKGQKEVNQDAMTVWENFTGEKDMIFCGVFDGHGPQGHKYAQTICNNLPSKLSTSIKMSQQISKSQLGLDINGDENQNMPCVSWEGSFLKSFSEMDRDLAQNVYIGSFSGGSTAVTIVKQENQLIIGNLGDSRAILCTKTDDNFRIPIQLTVDLKPNIPSEASRITKCGGRIFPSKDDPSGINRIWMAEEDCPGLAMTRSFGDFCLKDYGLISVPDVIYRRINKQDEFVVLASDGIWDVLTNEEVINIISSARKRSEAAKTLVKHALQAWKVKCPNAAVDDCTAICLFLNN from the exons ATGGGAAATGCTTGTACGTGTCAAGTTTCTATTGGACGAAAAGTGTATGATGCTGATGACTCTGATTCAAATAATTCAAATGATTATTTACCATATAGATATGGACATTGTGGAGCCAAGGTTATGTTAAGTGGATCCTCTAAATTTGTATCAATGTATTCCCAAAAGGGTCAAAAAGAAGTGAATCAAGATGCAATGACAGTTTGGGAG AACTTCACTGGAGAAAAAGACATGATATTTTGTGGTGTGTTCGATGGTCATGGTCCTCAAGGGCACAAATATGCACAAACCATATGCAATAATCTTCCTTCAAAACTCTCCACATCAATCAAAATGTCACAGCAAATTAGTAAGAGCCAACTTGGATTGGATATCAATGGTGATGAAAACCAAAACATGCCTTGTGTTTCATGGGAGGGAAGCTTTTTGAAGTCTTTTAGTGAAATGGATAGAGATCTTGCTCAGAACGTTTACATTGGTAGCTTTAGTGGCGGTAGCACTGCTGTCACTATAGTTAAGCAG gaaAATCAGTTGATAATTGGTAATTTAGGAGATTCTCGTGCAATTCTTTGCACAAAAACAGATGACAATTTTCGAATTCCTATTCAACTTACCGTTGACCTAAAACCAAATATTCCAA GTGAAGCTTCAAGAATAACTAAGTGTGGAGGCAGAATCTTTCCATCAAAAGATGATCCAAGTGGTATAAATAGAATATGGATGGCTGAAGAAGATTGTCCTGGCTTGGCTATGACAAGATCATTTGGAGATTTCTGCCTAAAAGATTATGGTCTCATCTCAGTTCCTGATGTAATCTATAGAAGAATTAACAAACAAGATGAATTTGTGGTTTTGGCCTCTGATGGA ATATGGGATGTGCTAACAAATGAAGAAGTAATTAACATAATTAGTTCAGCAAGGAAGAGGTCAGAAGCAGCAAAAACATTAGTAAAGCATGCCCTTCAAGCCTGGAAAGTCAAGTGTCCTAATGCTGCAGTTGATGATTGTACAGCTATATGTTTGTTCTTGAATAATTAA